In Sphingomonas sp. R1, a single genomic region encodes these proteins:
- a CDS encoding 23S rRNA (adenine(2030)-N(6))-methyltransferase RlmJ, with the protein MNYRHAFHAGNSADVVKHSLLIALVRALQQKPGALTLIDTHAGCGLYDLGGEQAQRTGEAAHGVLRAFADTDPLLDAYRAAVRAVNDGAELRLYPGSPQFLAPLLRAQDLLILNEKHPEDAAALRGAMRGTPAAVHERDAYELWLAMLPTRTPRGVVVVDPPYEQTDERARITATLAAAHRKWAHGVTVIWYPLKDRATHQQWKGKLRRLGIPKILVVEHWLYDSDQPGIYNGAGLFFVNPPYAFTQALPPLLEALRAALAPEGHHGVITAEWLDD; encoded by the coding sequence ATGAACTATCGCCACGCCTTCCATGCCGGCAACAGCGCCGATGTCGTGAAGCACAGCCTGCTGATCGCGCTTGTCCGCGCCCTTCAGCAGAAACCGGGTGCGCTGACGCTGATCGACACTCATGCCGGCTGCGGGCTCTACGATCTGGGCGGCGAGCAGGCGCAGCGCACCGGCGAGGCCGCGCACGGGGTGCTGCGGGCCTTTGCCGACACGGACCCGTTGCTCGACGCCTATCGCGCCGCCGTGCGGGCGGTGAATGACGGGGCCGAGCTGCGCCTCTACCCCGGATCGCCGCAGTTCCTGGCGCCGCTGCTGCGCGCACAGGACCTGCTGATCCTCAACGAGAAGCATCCCGAGGATGCCGCCGCCCTGCGCGGCGCGATGCGCGGCACGCCGGCCGCGGTGCACGAGCGCGATGCCTATGAGCTCTGGCTGGCGATGCTGCCCACCCGAACGCCGCGCGGCGTCGTCGTGGTCGATCCCCCCTATGAGCAGACCGACGAACGCGCGCGCATCACCGCGACCCTCGCCGCGGCCCACCGCAAATGGGCGCACGGCGTGACGGTGATCTGGTATCCGCTGAAGGACCGCGCGACGCATCAGCAATGGAAGGGCAAGCTGCGCCGGCTCGGCATTCCGAAGATCCTGGTCGTCGAGCATTGGCTGTACGACAGCGACCAGCCCGGCATCTACAACGGCGCGGGTCTGTTCTTCGTCAATCCGCCCTATGCCTTCACGCAGGCGTTGCCGCCGCTGCTGGAGGCGTTGCGCGCGGCACTCGCGCCCGAGGGCCATCACGGCGTCATCACTGCGGAGTGGCTTGACGATTGA
- the rpoB gene encoding DNA-directed RNA polymerase subunit beta translates to MATKAIEGGTLKRRIRKVFGDIHEVVQMPNLIEVQRESYEQFLRSDPSIGYVSGLEKTLRSVFPIRDFAGTAELDFVTYELEDPKFDVDECRQRGITYAAPMRVTLRLIVFEVDPDTEARSVLDIKEQDVYMGDMPLMTENGTFFINGTERVIVSQMHRSPGVLFDHDRGKTHASGKYLFAARVIPYRGSWLDFEFDAKDIVNVRIDRKRKLPVTSLLYALGLSSEEILNYFYNRVTFLRGPNGWQIPFQVENWRGSKPMFDIVDAKSGEVVFPAGQKISPRAANKAAKDGLETLLIPTEEIFGRYSAYDLINEATGEIYIEAGDEVSAENLEKLDKAGIDRIELLDIDHIATGPWIRNTLKVDKAEERQQALSDIYRVMRPGEPPTLETAESLFAGLFFDPERYDLSAVGRVKLNMRLGLDTPDTVTTLRTEDILEVVKTLVNLKDGKGEVDDIDNLGNRRVRSVGELLENQYRVGLLRMERAVKERMSSVDVSTVMPNDLINAKPAVAAVREFFGSSQLSQFMDQTNPLSEVTHKRRVSALGPGGLTRERAGFEVRDVHPTHYGRICPIETPEGPNIGLINSLATFSRVNKYGFIETPYRKIIDGKVTNEVVYLSAMEEQKHTIAQASAELDASGGFVDDLVSARQAGEFLMALRDQVTLMDVSPKQLVSVAASLIPFLEKDDANRALMGSNMQRQAVPLVKAEAPFVGTGMEATVARDSGAAIAAKRSGVVDQVDATRIVVRATGDVDASESGVDIYTLMKFQRSNQSTCINQRPLVKVGDTVNAGDVIADGPSTEFGELALGRNVLVAFMPWNGYNYEDSILINERIVKDDVFTSIHIDEFEVAARDTKLGPEDITRDIPNVGEEALRNLDEAGIVYVGAEVEPGDILVGKITPKGESPMTPEEKLLRAIFGEKASDVRDTSLRLPPGVSGTIVDVRVFNRHGIDKDERALAIEREEIERLRKDADDERNILNRATWSRLREMLLGQVATAAPKGLKKGVTIDEDLLDSVDRHEWWKFAVQDDAMQGNLEAVKGQYDEAVKRIKDKFEDRREKLERGDELPPGVLKMVKVFVAVKRKLQPGDKMAGRHGNKGIISRILPQEDMPFLEDGTPVDFVLNPLGVPSRMNVGQIFETHLGWAARGLGRKIGDALDAWRAANPNPQAGEAPEAVKELLGTVYGDNYKAELNQRSTEQLVDLAQNVRSGVPMATPVFDGAVEADVSAMLRMAGLDESGQVTLFDGRTGEAFDRKVTVGYKYVLKLHHLVDDKIHARSIGPYSLVTQQPLGGKAQFGGQRFGEMEVWALQAYGAAYTLQEMLTVKSDDVVGRTKVYEAIVKGDDTFEAGIPESFNVLVKEMRSLGLNVELKSQEEDDGLAEAAE, encoded by the coding sequence ATGGCTACCAAGGCAATCGAGGGCGGCACGCTGAAGCGCCGCATCCGCAAGGTGTTCGGCGACATCCACGAAGTGGTGCAGATGCCGAACCTGATCGAGGTTCAGCGCGAATCCTACGAACAGTTCCTGCGGTCGGACCCCTCGATCGGCTATGTCTCCGGCCTCGAGAAGACGCTCCGCAGCGTGTTCCCGATCCGCGACTTCGCCGGCACCGCCGAGCTCGACTTCGTGACCTACGAGCTCGAGGATCCGAAGTTCGACGTGGACGAGTGCCGCCAGCGCGGCATCACCTATGCGGCGCCGATGCGCGTCACGCTGCGCCTCATCGTGTTCGAGGTCGATCCCGATACGGAAGCCCGGTCGGTGCTCGATATCAAGGAGCAGGACGTGTACATGGGCGACATGCCGCTCATGACCGAGAACGGCACGTTCTTCATCAACGGCACCGAGCGCGTCATCGTCAGCCAGATGCACCGTTCGCCGGGCGTGCTGTTCGACCATGACCGCGGCAAGACGCACGCTTCGGGCAAGTATCTCTTCGCCGCGCGCGTGATCCCGTATCGCGGTTCGTGGCTGGACTTCGAGTTCGACGCCAAGGACATCGTCAACGTCCGTATCGACCGCAAGCGCAAGCTGCCGGTCACCAGCCTGCTGTACGCGCTGGGGCTGAGCTCGGAAGAGATCCTCAACTATTTCTACAACCGCGTCACCTTCCTGCGCGGTCCGAACGGCTGGCAGATCCCCTTCCAGGTGGAAAACTGGCGCGGTTCGAAGCCGATGTTCGACATCGTCGACGCCAAGTCGGGCGAGGTCGTGTTCCCGGCCGGCCAGAAGATCAGCCCGCGCGCAGCCAACAAGGCGGCGAAGGACGGTCTCGAGACGCTGCTGATCCCCACCGAGGAAATCTTCGGCCGCTACAGCGCCTATGACCTGATCAACGAGGCGACCGGCGAGATCTACATCGAAGCCGGCGACGAAGTCTCGGCGGAGAATCTCGAAAAGCTCGACAAGGCCGGCATCGACCGGATCGAGCTGCTCGACATCGATCACATCGCCACCGGTCCGTGGATCCGCAACACGCTCAAGGTCGACAAGGCCGAGGAGCGCCAGCAGGCCCTGTCCGACATCTACCGCGTCATGCGCCCCGGCGAACCGCCGACGCTCGAGACCGCGGAATCGCTGTTCGCCGGCCTGTTCTTCGATCCGGAGCGCTACGACCTCTCGGCCGTGGGCCGCGTGAAGCTCAACATGCGCCTGGGCCTCGACACGCCCGACACCGTGACCACGCTGCGCACCGAGGACATCCTCGAGGTCGTCAAGACGCTCGTGAACCTCAAGGACGGCAAGGGCGAAGTCGACGACATCGACAATCTCGGCAACCGCCGCGTGCGTTCGGTGGGCGAGCTGCTCGAGAACCAGTACCGCGTCGGCCTGCTCCGCATGGAGCGCGCTGTGAAGGAGCGCATGTCGTCGGTCGACGTGTCGACGGTGATGCCGAACGACCTGATCAACGCCAAGCCCGCGGTCGCCGCGGTGCGCGAGTTCTTCGGTTCGTCGCAGCTGTCGCAGTTCATGGACCAGACCAACCCGCTCTCCGAAGTGACGCACAAGCGTCGCGTCTCGGCGCTCGGGCCGGGCGGTCTCACCCGTGAGCGCGCAGGCTTCGAAGTCCGCGACGTTCACCCGACCCACTATGGCCGTATCTGCCCGATCGAAACGCCGGAAGGCCCGAACATCGGTCTGATCAACTCGCTCGCGACCTTCAGCCGCGTCAACAAGTACGGCTTCATCGAGACGCCGTACCGCAAGATCATCGACGGCAAGGTGACCAACGAGGTCGTCTATCTGTCGGCGATGGAAGAGCAGAAGCACACGATCGCGCAGGCATCGGCCGAGCTCGACGCGAGCGGCGGCTTTGTCGACGACCTCGTCTCGGCCCGCCAGGCCGGCGAATTCCTGATGGCGCTGCGCGATCAGGTGACGCTGATGGACGTGTCGCCGAAGCAGCTCGTCTCGGTCGCGGCCTCGCTGATCCCCTTCCTCGAGAAGGACGACGCGAACCGCGCACTGATGGGCTCGAACATGCAGCGTCAGGCCGTGCCGCTGGTGAAGGCGGAAGCGCCCTTCGTCGGCACCGGCATGGAAGCGACCGTGGCCCGCGATTCCGGCGCCGCGATCGCCGCCAAGCGCTCGGGCGTGGTCGACCAGGTCGACGCGACCCGCATCGTGGTGCGCGCAACGGGTGACGTCGATGCCAGCGAGAGCGGCGTCGACATCTACACGCTGATGAAGTTCCAGCGCTCGAACCAGTCGACCTGCATCAACCAGCGTCCGCTGGTGAAGGTGGGCGACACGGTCAACGCCGGCGACGTGATCGCCGACGGCCCCTCGACCGAGTTCGGCGAGCTGGCGCTGGGCCGCAACGTGCTCGTCGCGTTCATGCCCTGGAACGGCTACAACTACGAGGACTCGATCCTGATCAACGAGCGCATCGTGAAGGACGACGTGTTCACGTCGATCCACATCGATGAGTTCGAGGTCGCGGCCCGCGACACCAAGCTCGGGCCCGAGGACATCACCCGCGACATCCCGAACGTCGGCGAGGAAGCGCTGCGCAACCTCGACGAGGCGGGCATCGTGTACGTTGGCGCCGAAGTGGAGCCGGGCGACATCCTGGTCGGCAAGATCACGCCCAAGGGCGAAAGCCCGATGACGCCGGAAGAAAAGCTCCTCCGCGCCATCTTCGGCGAAAAGGCCAGCGACGTGCGCGACACCTCGCTGCGTCTGCCGCCGGGCGTGTCGGGCACGATCGTCGACGTCCGCGTGTTCAACCGTCACGGCATCGACAAGGACGAGCGTGCCCTGGCGATCGAGCGCGAGGAAATCGAGCGTCTGCGCAAGGACGCCGATGACGAACGCAACATCCTCAACCGCGCGACCTGGTCGCGTCTGCGCGAGATGCTGCTGGGTCAGGTCGCCACCGCAGCGCCGAAGGGCCTGAAGAAGGGCGTCACGATCGACGAGGACCTGCTCGACAGCGTCGACCGCCACGAGTGGTGGAAGTTCGCGGTGCAGGACGATGCCATGCAGGGCAACCTGGAGGCGGTGAAGGGCCAGTATGACGAGGCCGTGAAGCGCATCAAGGACAAGTTCGAAGACCGCCGCGAGAAGCTGGAGCGGGGCGACGAGCTGCCGCCGGGCGTGCTGAAGATGGTCAAGGTGTTCGTCGCGGTGAAGCGCAAGCTGCAGCCGGGCGACAAGATGGCCGGCCGCCACGGCAACAAGGGCATCATCTCCCGCATCCTGCCGCAGGAAGACATGCCGTTCCTCGAGGACGGTACGCCGGTCGACTTCGTGCTCAACCCGCTGGGCGTGCCGAGCCGCATGAACGTCGGGCAGATCTTCGAGACCCATCTGGGCTGGGCCGCGCGCGGCCTGGGCCGGAAGATCGGCGATGCGCTCGATGCATGGCGTGCAGCCAACCCCAACCCGCAGGCCGGCGAAGCGCCGGAAGCGGTGAAGGAGCTGCTCGGCACCGTCTATGGCGATAACTACAAGGCCGAGCTGAACCAGCGCTCGACCGAGCAGCTGGTCGACCTGGCGCAGAACGTCCGCTCGGGCGTGCCGATGGCCACCCCGGTCTTCGACGGCGCGGTGGAAGCCGACGTTTCGGCGATGCTGCGGATGGCGGGCCTGGACGAATCCGGCCAGGTGACGCTGTTCGACGGCCGCACGGGCGAGGCGTTCGATCGCAAGGTGACGGTGGGGTACAAGTATGTGCTCAAGCTGCACCACCTGGTCGACGACAAGATCCACGCGCGTTCGATCGGGCCGTACAGCCTCGTCACCCAGCAGCCGCTGGGCGGTAAGGCGCAGTTCGGCGGCCAGCGCTTCGGTGAAATGGAAGTGTGGGCGCTCCAGGCGTACGGCGCGGCGTATACGCTCCAGGAAATGCTGACGGTGAAGTCGGACGACGTGGTCGGCCGCACCAAGGTCTACGAAGCGATCGTCAAGGGCGACGACACCTTCGAGGCCGGCATTCCGGAGAGCTTCAACGTGCTCGTCAAGGAAATGCGCTCGCTGGGCCTCAACGTCGAGCTGAAGAGCCAGGAAGAAGACGACGGTCTGGCCGAGGCAGCGGAGTAA
- a CDS encoding pseudouridine synthase translates to MARLLLFNKPFGVLSQFTDRGSPTLRATLSDFVAVKGVYPAGRLDRDSEGLLLLCDDGRLQARIADPRFKMPKTYLVQVEGDPQDADLTPLRQGVMLKDGLTLPAEVARIDAPDLWLRDPPIRARKSIPDSWLKITIREGRNRQVRRMTAAVGLPTLRLVRWSIGDWSVAGIAPGQFAEGSVPR, encoded by the coding sequence ATGGCCCGCCTGCTCCTGTTCAACAAGCCCTTCGGGGTCCTGTCGCAATTCACCGATCGCGGATCGCCGACGCTTCGCGCGACCTTGTCGGACTTCGTCGCGGTGAAGGGCGTCTATCCCGCCGGGCGGCTCGATCGGGACAGCGAGGGCCTGCTGCTTCTGTGCGACGACGGGCGGCTGCAGGCGCGCATCGCCGATCCGCGCTTCAAGATGCCCAAGACCTATCTTGTTCAGGTCGAAGGCGATCCGCAGGATGCGGATCTGACGCCGCTGCGCCAGGGGGTGATGCTCAAGGACGGCCTGACCCTGCCGGCCGAGGTCGCGCGCATCGATGCGCCGGACCTGTGGCTGCGCGATCCACCGATCCGTGCACGCAAGTCCATCCCCGACAGCTGGCTCAAGATCACCATCCGCGAAGGTCGCAACCGGCAGGTGCGCCGCATGACGGCGGCGGTAGGCCTGCCCACCCTGCGGCTGGTCCGCTGGTCGATCGGCGACTGGTCCGTCGCCGGGATCGCCCCGGGCCAGTTCGCGGAGGGCTCCGTCCCGCGCTAG
- the rplJ gene encoding 50S ribosomal protein L10 has protein sequence MDRSQKADAVAELNRTFNEVGVVVVTRNLGMTVKQSTDLRNKMRAAGATYKVSKNKLAKIATQGTDYAVLADLLTGPTALSTSVDPVAAAKVVAEFAKTNDKLEIVGGAMGNVLLDAAGVQALASLPSLDELRGKLVGLIAAPATKLATITQAPAAQIARVLAAYSEKQAA, from the coding sequence ATGGATCGTTCCCAGAAGGCCGACGCCGTTGCCGAGCTGAATCGCACCTTCAACGAGGTTGGCGTGGTGGTTGTCACCCGCAATCTCGGCATGACCGTCAAGCAGTCGACGGACCTGCGCAACAAGATGCGTGCAGCCGGCGCGACCTATAAGGTCTCGAAGAACAAGCTCGCCAAGATTGCCACCCAGGGCACCGATTATGCGGTGCTCGCGGACCTGCTGACGGGTCCGACGGCACTGTCCACCTCCGTTGACCCCGTGGCTGCGGCCAAGGTCGTCGCGGAGTTCGCCAAGACGAACGACAAGCTCGAGATCGTCGGCGGCGCAATGGGCAATGTGCTGCTGGATGCGGCTGGCGTGCAGGCACTCGCCTCGCTGCCGTCGCTGGACGAGCTGCGTGGCAAGCTCGTAGGGCTCATCGCAGCGCCCGCGACCAAGCTCGCAACCATCACCCAGGCACCGGCGGCGCAGATCGCCCGCGTGCTTGCGGCGTACAGCGAAAAGCAGGCTGCCTGA
- the rplL gene encoding 50S ribosomal protein L7/L12 gives MADLNAIVDQLSALTVLEAAELSKLLEEKWGVSAAAAVAVAGPAAGGAAAPAAEEQTEFDVILTGDGGKKINVIKEVRAITSLGLTEAKALVEGAPKPVKEGVSKDEAEKIKKQLEEAGATVEIK, from the coding sequence ATGGCTGACCTCAACGCAATCGTCGACCAGCTTTCCGCGCTGACCGTTCTCGAAGCCGCTGAGCTTTCGAAGCTGCTCGAAGAGAAGTGGGGCGTTTCGGCCGCCGCTGCCGTCGCCGTTGCCGGCCCGGCCGCTGGTGGCGCCGCTGCCCCGGCTGCTGAAGAGCAGACCGAGTTCGACGTGATCCTCACCGGCGACGGTGGCAAGAAGATCAACGTCATTAAGGAAGTCCGCGCGATCACCTCGCTCGGCCTGACCGAAGCCAAGGCGCTCGTCGAAGGCGCGCCGAAGCCGGTCAAGGAAGGCGTGTCGAAGGACGAAGCCGAGAAGATCAAGAAGCAGCTTGAAGAAGCCGGCGCGACCGTCGAAATCAAGTAA
- a CDS encoding CocE/NonD family hydrolase — protein MQFRTLFLAALATTALIPAGHAQQAQPFNDIPAKFVLPEGAKDYVRREVMVPMRDGTKLFTTIVIPKGAKNAPILLTRTPYNAASRVRRTDSNKMLSVLAQGDEVFVEAGYIRVFQDIRGKYGSEGDFVVTRPPVGPLNPTKIDDTTDAYDTIDWLVKNLPESNGKVGMLGSSYEGWTVVMALLHPHPALKVAAPESPMIDGWMGDDWFHHGAFRLPNIGWISGITGYKAGGPTPPNGGWDDYDTFRKIGSAGDWAKQYGYDQLPFWQKLSQHVAYDAFWQGQALDKILAANPSNVPTLWEQGLWDHEDMYGAIHAWEELQKTPQATNNFLLMGPWRHSGFNYNGSKLGELNFEGDTALQARRDILLPFFNAHLKDGAPAYTPPVASIYNTGENRWDFLNKWPLAGALTPLYLGTGETAGFAQPGAGEDSYVSDPAKPVPYLPRPINFDDGRWSTYLVTDQRFVDGRQDVLTYATPVLKEAVRVSGAPLADIFAKTTGTDGDFVVKVIDVYPEEIASAKTMGGFQLPIAMDIFRGRYRNSFEHPSPIPAGKVQEYKFRLPTVNHTFLPGHRIMVQVQSTLFPVYDRNPQKYVENIFFAKPGDYQKATVSILYGGKQSSAVLLPVVPADQRAARAR, from the coding sequence ATGCAGTTTCGTACCCTGTTTCTGGCCGCGCTCGCGACGACGGCGCTGATCCCGGCCGGCCATGCGCAGCAGGCGCAGCCGTTCAACGACATCCCGGCCAAGTTCGTGCTGCCCGAAGGCGCGAAGGACTATGTCCGCCGCGAGGTGATGGTGCCGATGCGCGACGGCACCAAGCTGTTCACCACCATCGTGATCCCCAAGGGTGCGAAGAACGCGCCCATCCTGCTCACCCGCACGCCCTACAACGCCGCCAGCCGGGTGCGCCGGACGGACAGCAACAAGATGCTGTCGGTGCTCGCCCAGGGGGACGAGGTGTTCGTCGAGGCCGGCTATATCCGCGTGTTCCAGGACATCCGCGGCAAATATGGCTCGGAAGGCGATTTCGTGGTCACCCGCCCGCCGGTCGGCCCGCTCAACCCGACCAAGATCGACGACACCACCGATGCCTACGACACGATCGACTGGCTGGTGAAGAACCTGCCGGAATCGAACGGCAAGGTCGGCATGCTCGGCTCGTCCTATGAGGGCTGGACGGTGGTGATGGCGCTGCTGCACCCGCATCCCGCGCTCAAGGTGGCGGCGCCCGAAAGCCCGATGATCGACGGCTGGATGGGCGACGACTGGTTCCACCACGGCGCCTTCCGCCTGCCCAATATCGGCTGGATCTCCGGCATCACCGGCTACAAGGCCGGCGGCCCGACGCCCCCCAATGGCGGCTGGGACGATTACGATACCTTCCGCAAGATCGGCTCGGCGGGCGACTGGGCCAAGCAATATGGCTATGACCAGCTGCCCTTCTGGCAGAAGCTGAGCCAGCACGTCGCCTATGACGCCTTCTGGCAGGGCCAGGCGCTCGACAAGATCCTCGCGGCCAATCCCTCGAACGTGCCGACGCTCTGGGAACAGGGCCTGTGGGATCACGAGGACATGTACGGCGCGATCCACGCCTGGGAGGAACTGCAGAAGACCCCGCAGGCGACCAACAACTTCCTGCTGATGGGGCCGTGGCGCCATTCGGGGTTCAACTATAACGGCTCGAAGCTGGGCGAGCTGAACTTCGAGGGCGATACCGCGCTGCAGGCGCGCCGCGACATCCTGCTGCCGTTCTTCAACGCGCATCTGAAGGACGGCGCGCCGGCCTATACCCCGCCGGTTGCGAGCATCTACAATACCGGCGAGAATCGCTGGGATTTCCTGAACAAGTGGCCGCTCGCCGGCGCGCTGACGCCGCTCTATCTCGGCACGGGCGAGACCGCCGGGTTCGCGCAGCCCGGGGCAGGGGAGGACAGCTACGTCTCCGATCCGGCCAAGCCGGTGCCGTACCTGCCGCGCCCGATCAACTTCGATGACGGACGCTGGAGCACCTATCTCGTCACCGACCAGCGCTTTGTCGACGGGCGGCAGGACGTGCTGACCTATGCCACCCCGGTGCTGAAGGAGGCGGTGCGCGTCTCGGGTGCGCCGCTGGCGGACATCTTCGCCAAGACCACCGGCACCGACGGCGACTTCGTGGTGAAGGTGATCGACGTCTATCCGGAGGAGATCGCCTCGGCCAAGACGATGGGGGGCTTCCAGCTGCCGATCGCGATGGACATCTTCCGTGGCCGCTACCGCAACTCGTTCGAGCATCCCTCGCCGATCCCGGCGGGCAAGGTGCAGGAGTACAAGTTCCGGCTGCCGACGGTGAACCACACCTTCCTGCCGGGCCACCGGATCATGGTGCAGGTCCAGTCGACCCTGTTCCCGGTCTATGATCGCAACCCGCAGAAATATGTGGAGAACATCTTCTTCGCCAAGCCGGGCGACTATCAGAAGGCGACCGTCTCGATCCTGTATGGCGGGAAGCAGTCGAGCGCCGTTCTGCTGCCGGTGGTCCCGGCCGACCAGCGCGCCGCCAGGGCACGCTGA
- a CDS encoding TonB-dependent receptor encodes MNKKSGLFVALLATVSATAVHAQDTQQQEAPGGDIIVTAQKFEQKLRDVPITITAVTQETMKRLGVDDLDEVAAYVPGLNIQEQSANNPGIVIRGITSDSGSAQQAARVTLYYNGIDISRSRGAYQAVYDVDRIEVVKGPQATLFGTASTVGAVSIVSAKPKPGVEGEVTAGYGNYNAYLAGGHLNVGNDVIAARIAGEWKKRDGYVKNLSTTQGDLYAQNQLGLRASVRYTPTSALTVDLVGTYDRQRNSGTPFISKRFATSQGAGDPFGAANLSGSPLSKQVLGKDKLGLTRDVYDVNLTAHYDLGDGWSFTTVNGYRAFNSLEVFDADGSAAWWLEFAEGAYGSQISHESRFAYVGDHVRTSFGWNVFHENSRQEVPFSTEEGIYVQCAANVIPGLGCVSSTGVVTAAQATSILTRGAATQIPYSSIFTNKGINDQYSMFGEATWMPSHKLELTAGIRALIEQRKSGYVSVAPKSVLTGAALIPGQTTTKGTLWSQDSFQAFLPRFNALYRVNDALNLYATISKGRRSPTVNQSATAFSVIPEETVWNYEGGAKLARGMFSGSVGVYYQKYRNFQISRTVTDANDPSGRPVGSSITESAGTASNLGFEAEGQLRPTDWLTVFGNVGFIDGGIDNTKANGIYANNRFRLQPRTQWAAGFTVDAPVGNGVRVFATPSVTYRSKIFFEIPNREAISQTKYTLVNLKAGLSFAEGKYEIAGYVRNAFNERYLLDAGNTGGGFNDPTYIPGEPRFYGVQLTGRF; translated from the coding sequence ATGAACAAGAAATCGGGTCTTTTCGTCGCGTTGCTCGCCACCGTTTCGGCGACCGCGGTGCATGCGCAGGATACGCAGCAGCAGGAAGCGCCGGGCGGCGACATCATCGTCACCGCGCAGAAGTTCGAGCAGAAGCTGCGTGACGTGCCGATCACCATCACCGCCGTCACCCAGGAAACGATGAAGCGCCTTGGCGTCGATGATCTCGACGAGGTCGCCGCCTATGTCCCCGGCCTCAACATCCAGGAGCAGAGTGCCAACAATCCCGGCATCGTGATCCGCGGCATCACGTCGGACAGCGGCTCGGCGCAACAGGCGGCGCGCGTCACGCTCTACTATAACGGCATCGACATCTCGCGGTCGCGGGGCGCCTATCAGGCGGTGTATGACGTCGACCGGATCGAAGTGGTGAAGGGGCCGCAGGCGACGCTGTTCGGCACCGCCTCCACCGTGGGTGCGGTCAGCATCGTCTCGGCCAAGCCCAAGCCGGGCGTCGAAGGCGAAGTGACCGCGGGCTACGGCAACTACAACGCCTATCTCGCGGGCGGCCATCTCAATGTCGGCAACGACGTGATCGCGGCGCGCATCGCCGGCGAGTGGAAGAAGCGCGACGGCTATGTGAAGAACCTGTCGACCACCCAGGGCGACCTCTATGCGCAGAACCAGCTCGGTCTGCGCGCGTCGGTGCGCTACACCCCGACCAGCGCGCTGACCGTCGACCTGGTCGGCACCTATGACCGCCAGCGCAACAGCGGCACGCCGTTCATCTCGAAGCGGTTCGCCACGTCGCAGGGGGCGGGCGATCCGTTCGGCGCTGCCAACCTGTCCGGCTCGCCGCTGTCGAAGCAGGTGCTGGGCAAGGACAAGCTCGGCCTGACCCGCGACGTGTATGACGTGAACCTCACCGCCCATTACGACCTTGGCGATGGCTGGAGCTTCACCACGGTCAACGGCTATCGCGCGTTCAATTCGCTGGAAGTGTTCGACGCGGACGGCTCGGCGGCGTGGTGGCTGGAATTCGCCGAGGGCGCCTATGGCTCGCAGATCAGCCATGAATCGCGCTTCGCCTATGTCGGCGATCATGTCCGCACCAGCTTCGGCTGGAACGTGTTCCACGAGAACAGCCGCCAGGAAGTGCCCTTCTCGACCGAGGAAGGCATCTACGTGCAGTGCGCCGCGAACGTGATCCCGGGCCTGGGCTGCGTCTCGTCGACCGGCGTGGTGACCGCGGCGCAGGCCACTTCGATCCTCACCCGCGGCGCGGCGACGCAGATCCCCTACAGCTCGATCTTCACCAACAAGGGTATCAACGACCAGTATTCGATGTTCGGCGAGGCGACCTGGATGCCCAGCCACAAGCTGGAGCTGACCGCCGGCATCCGTGCGCTGATCGAGCAGCGCAAGTCGGGCTATGTGTCGGTGGCGCCCAAGTCGGTGCTCACCGGTGCCGCGCTGATCCCGGGCCAGACCACCACCAAGGGCACGCTGTGGAGCCAGGACAGCTTCCAGGCCTTCCTGCCGCGCTTCAATGCGCTCTACCGGGTGAACGACGCGCTCAACCTGTACGCGACGATCTCCAAGGGCCGCCGCTCGCCGACGGTGAACCAGAGCGCGACCGCGTTCTCGGTGATCCCGGAAGAAACCGTGTGGAACTATGAAGGCGGCGCGAAGCTCGCGCGCGGCATGTTCAGCGGGTCGGTCGGCGTCTATTATCAGAAGTACCGCAACTTCCAGATCAGCCGCACCGTCACCGACGCGAACGATCCCTCGGGCCGGCCGGTCGGCTCCAGCATCACCGAGAGCGCCGGCACCGCCAGCAACCTCGGCTTCGAGGCCGAAGGGCAGCTGCGCCCGACCGACTGGCTGACGGTGTTCGGCAATGTCGGCTTCATCGACGGCGGCATCGACAACACCAAGGCCAACGGCATCTACGCCAACAACCGCTTCCGCCTGCAGCCGCGCACCCAGTGGGCCGCGGGCTTCACCGTGGATGCGCCCGTCGGCAACGGGGTGCGCGTCTTCGCCACGCCGAGCGTGACCTATCGCAGCAAGATCTTCTTCGAGATCCCCAACCGGGAAGCGATCTCGCAGACCAAGTACACGCTGGTCAATCTGAAGGCCGGTCTCAGCTTCGCCGAGGGCAAGTACGAGATCGCCGGCTATGTGCGGAATGCCTTCAACGAGCGCTATCTGCTCGATGCCGGCAACACCGGCGGCGGCTTCAACGACCCGACCTACATTCCGGGCGAGCCGCGCTTCTACGGGGTGCAGCTGACCGGCCGCTTCTGA